The Palaemon carinicauda isolate YSFRI2023 chromosome 7, ASM3689809v2, whole genome shotgun sequence DNA window TTGATATTTGATTCAGAAGCGCTATAATGTGTCCGTTCTCTCCACAATAATAAAATTGTCAAGAAATGTGACATTATTTTGTATCTGTGTGGGttataaaatagcatgaatttctatattaattcaatatttttgaGAAAGCCTTTAAATCtgacaaaacttcagcagtaatgaaagcacttcaaagacaaggactggatgaatcttatgttggaacacttgaaaatatcttgtttgaagAGAGCTGGTGTTTGTTTGCTTATTTGTAAAAATACTTTTTGTTATCCGACACTGCTATAGTTATCTGAAAATAATTGGATGTTATCTTTTGAATACAAATTTGCGGTACTTTCCTAACATCAATAAAACGACGGAAAAAAAAGAAGCAATTAATATtacctttttctatttcctttcttgcTCTCTCATAGACAAAATTAAAAGGGTAACAGAACATAGATGCATTTCTCTATTCCCTTCAATGAGAGGAGGTGATATATATGGAAATTGTTATGAATAATATTTCTactaaaatttagataaaaaaaaaaagaaactcagtCCTGAATACAAATTCCTACAGACATAAAATCAAATATACACGACACCACAGACCTTTGCAAGAAAGTCCCCCAACCTGTACCAGGGCAAATATCCGTGTTTAGGGCTAAAGAGTggaaaacatttttataataataataataataataataataataataataataataataataattttaacaattttgataagaaaaataataaaaaaaaacactcatatcTCTGTGGTAAGAATCGCCTGTGTGAGAAAGCCAACGAAAATCTTACATTGGCCAAATTTGACCTACAGAAAGAATATTCCGTAGGTCTTATGATAACCCTTCGAAAACCTTTAATATAAAACAAGCATCTTCGAACGCCATAAAGCAATGAGCAGGTCATGACATCTTGCCAAAGGCATCGATAATCCAGACTTTGAGAGTTCTTGGAGAATTCTGAGAgaattcttctcattatctttggCCTATCACTCGGATCCCTTTTTTACGATCTCCCATTAACTCCTCATGGTTCGACCGTCCTTGAGGTGGAGGAGGTTTTGGGGTTAGGGTTGGAGGGCTGAGGGTTAAAGAGCTGGGGGTTAAAGGGCTGAGAGTTAAAGGCCTGAGGGTTGATGGGCGGAGGGTTGAAGGGCTGAGGGTTGATGTGCTAAGGGTTGAAGGTATGAGGGTTGATTGGCTAAGGGTTGAAGGGCTGAGGGTTGATGGGCTAGGGGTTGAAGGTCTGTGGGTTTATGGGCTAAGGGTTGAAGGGCTGAGTGTTTATGGGCTGAGGGTTGAAGGCCTGAGGGTTGATGGGTGGAGGGTTGATGGGCTAAGGGTTGAAGGGCTGAGGGTTGATCGGATAAGGGTTGAAGGGCTGAGGGTTGAAGGGCTAAGGGTTGAAGGGCTGAGGGTTGATGGGCAGAGGGTTGATAGGCTAAGGGTTGAAGGGCTGAGGGCTGAAGATTGATGGGCTGAGGGTTGATGGGCTGAGGATTGAAGGACTGAGTTAATGGGCTGAAGGGTTGATGAGCTGAGGATTGATGGGCTGAGGGTTGATGGGTTAAGGGATGAAGGGCTGAGGGTTGATGGGCTAAGGGTTGAAGGGCTGAGGGTTGATGGGCAGAGGGTTGATGGGCTAAGGGCTGAAGGGCTGAGGGCTGAAGGTTGATGGGCTGAGGGTTGATGGGCTGAGGATTGAAGGACTGAGTTAGTGGGCTGAAGGGTTGATGAGCTGAGAATTGATGGGCTGAGGGTTGATGGATTGAGGGTTGAAGGACTGCGGGTTGAAGGGTTTGAGTGTTGAAGAGCTGAGGGTTGAAGGGCTAAGGGTTTATAGGCGGAAGGTTGAAGGGCTAATAGTTGATTGGCGGAGGGTTGAAGGGTTGGGTGTTGAATGGCTAAGAGTTTAAGGGCTGCGGGTtgaagggttgttgttgatgggctgaGAGTTGAAGGGCTGAGGATTGAAGGGCTGATGGTTGATGGTTGATGGTCTGAGGGTTGATGGTCTGAGGGTTGAAGGGCTGAGGGTTGAAGGGCTGAGGGCTGAGGGTTGATGGACTGAGGGTCGATGCCCTGAAGATGGAAGGGCTGAGGATTGAAGGATTGAGTTGATGGGCTGAGGGTTGATGGGCTGAGGGTTGATGGACTGAGGGTTGAAGGGTTTGAGTGTTGAAGAGCTGAGGGTTGAAGGGCTGAGGGTTGAAGGGCTGAGGGCTGAGGATTGATGGGCTGAGGGTTGATGGATTGAGGGTTGAAGGACTGTGGGTTGAAGGGTTTGAGTGTTGAAGAGCTGAGGGTTGAAGGGCTAAGGGTTTATAGGCGGAAGGTTGAAGGGCTAATAGTTGATTGGCGGAGGGTTGAAGGGTTGGGTGTTGAATGGCTAAGGGTTTAAGTGCTGCGGGTtgaagggttgttgttgatgggctgaGAGTTGAAGGGCTGAGGGTTGATGGTCTGAGGGTTGAAGGGCTGAGGTTTGAAGGGCTGAGGGCTGAGGGTTGATGGGCTGAGGGTCGATGCGCTGAAGATGGAAGGGCTGAGGGTTGATGGGATGAGGATTGAAGAATTGAGTTGATGGGCTGAGGGTTGATGGACTGAGGGTTGAAGGACTGAGGGTTGAGGGGTTTGAGTGTTGAAGAGCTGAGGGTTGAAGGGCTGAGGGTTTATAGGCAGAGGGTTGACGGGCTAATGGTTGATTGGCGGAGGGTTGAAGGGTTGGGTGTTGAATGGCTTAGGGTTTAAGGGCTTTGCGTTGAAGGGTTGCTGTTGATGGGCTGAGAGTTGAAGGGCTGAGGATTGAAGGGCTGAGGGTTCATGGGCTGAGGGTTGATGGTCTGAGGGTTGAAGGGCTGAGGGTTGAAGGGCTGAGGGCTGGGAAAGATTGGTCTCTAACGAAAGAAATAAGGTCAGTGGGTGCAATAAATTAACCTCAGTATCAGTGTCTTTGACCTTAATATCTAAAACCTTGGGATATTATGGCTAATAAAGTCTGTGGTTTTACCACTTTCAGGATAGTTTATTAGCGGAGGAGAAAAAAAGTTATATCTTAGTGTTTCAAAGATTTTGGAAACTAAGATAAATGAAGTTATTgaatattagaataaaattaaattgaTAGAAAATAAGATCAATTTGAAAGTGTGTGAAACAACTTTACGATCCATAATGCTTCGAACCTCTCTTTCTGTTAATAGTGTCTGTGTAAGGTAACAACTTTACACAGATATTATTAAATTCCAGTAATAAAGATATGTGGAAAATAAGTACAGCAGAAAAATCGGGCAATTATATTTTTTACGACATCCAATAGCATTAGACTTCTGCTTAATATGACACTGCAGAAGAACTAAAACAAGAAGACACGTGGACCTTATGCAACCTACTGCAAGAATCCTTGCAAAGTCTGCAAGGAAGAAGAAGACCTCTGCTTGACCCCTGCAGTGGTGTGGCAGATGGGGATATAAAATTCTATTATCGTGTGACCGTGTTTCTTTTTCCTCTGAGTAGAATGTTATTGCTTTTATTGCCTGGCATTGTTACCGTCGGGTGCCAGGTGCTTTAAGGGGGGAGAGGGGGGCGGGGGTTAGTTTTAGGAGGCTTATCTAGAGCGCATGGAAGATAAAGGGCTAATGGTCTTGgatagatatactgtactgtaccctcTTTGCTATTTTTGATTTAATTTAAATTAAATGataatgtgaatatgaatataaatacatacatatgcacacacacacacacacacacacacacacatatatatatatatatatatatatatatatatatatatatatatatatatatatgtaaaatgtgtaCTGTAATACACGGTTAAAAAACACGTATTTTCAataggaaaatctccgtaaaaatatactgttctcagccgtatttcagtaaaataaaggcaaccgtaatattaccctactttgttattatcttttacgggttagagactgtaatatcactcctttacgtcaatatagcagtttttaaaacggtaaatgccaggtaacagttattccaggatttttacagttttctaGGGCAAATTCTTAAAAGTGTACAATAAGCGTTATATGCATTGAAAATGATATTCCATCAGATTTCAGTGACTTACCATGTCTTAACTTAAATTATAAGTGGTGGAGCGTATATCATGAAGTAgtggatactgtatatattaccTCATAGTTAGTATATATTAGTCTTATTTTGTACTGCATATGAGATTAGAATCTTTTATTACGATGCTCCTCTGTTCAGTTTGTATCGTTTATTTGTTTACGACGTCAgtccaactcagagagagagagagagagagagagagagagagagagagagagagagagagagagagagagagagagagaaggagcatCTGGAAGTGTGCCATAAGCACTGAGACTACAATGTAGttataaatataagttttatacAACGAAGTAAATAACTCGGCTACGAGTATGGAATGTTAAATGCAATACTAAAAAATTACTGCTGTTAaagtattagtggtagtagtagtagtagtagcagcagcagcagcagcagcagcagcagcagcagcagcagcagcagtagtagtggtagttatagcttgtttttttttttttttttttttttttttgctatgagtATTTGTCATAACAACAGCAGCACCAACAATAGCAAATGTTGCTACTATTACTACTTTTACTAGTACCATTAGTAGCTGGTGTAAGCATAACAATTGtgataatgtatatgaaaataacaataaaaacagcaGTACTTATAGAAAAACAATAACAACTATCATCAACAATGTCTGCTATTGGAAGTTGCGACATTGCCAAGAAAAACATCATAACAGCAACGGTATTAACGATAATCTATCACTAGGAGTACGTAATACGTCtggcaacaacatcaacaaaaacaacaaatgcagtcatgtctagtccactgcaggacaaaggtctcagacatgaccATATTCATGTGTAGGGTTTGGCTAGTTTCCATCATCAGGCTGGCCACTGTCGATTGATGATGCTggaagactttggtctgatcgtccCCATTAAACTAaccaatagtccatttcttttagcgatgcatatttgcaccgactcgcggcggtgcccttttagctcggaaaagtttcctgatcgctaattggttagaattatcttgtccaaccaatcaacgatccggaaacttttccgagctaaaagggcaccgccgcgagccggtgcaaatatgcatcgctaaaagaaatagactatattataggtggccttgattagtacagctttgctgatcatggcgatacacaaaccctttcaacagcttgaggtatccccactcagaaaggaaataTGTCTGACAATAACAATTAAAACCTCACTAGCTAAGAAAGAACAAAAGTATGTATTACACCCACCGTTaacattaacaatatattatttttccttgtttccattcctcactgggctattttccttgtttgagcccctgggcttgttgcattccgattttccaactagggttttagcttagtaagtaagtaagtaataataataataataataataataataatagccaatgaATTACTTAAAACAGCCAATTACTGCCTACAAATCAGCTACTATTATGACATTAATGATTCATCAAAATTCATTACGGAAATTAAGAGTTATGTATATTACGAAACCATATTACTATGAACAAATGTCTGTAATTCGATAATTTTGGATCGTGATTCTTCAAGAGTCGCCATTAAAGGTATAAGTAAGCTTgggggccactcagtagagagcatgccttcgccacgccaagcagtcttattttgctattaactccactgtgtacttgtactacGATATTGctattttcttcaaattctaatTGATTTGTCCAAGTATATAACGTTATAGCTATAGTCTactttttttagcggtgcatatttgcatcgactcacaggggtgcccttttagcttggaaaggttcctgatacttgattggtcgaaagtatttttgtccgaacacctttattgttctcaaataattaccaagtaatgtgaatcgaaacttatttattaacctatatttctccatcagatatatgttttgtcaacaaGCAAGGTGAAAGAATAAAtacattataaagtatcgtcatggtaagtctaaatttaataacacaatccgccgaagtcaacgacagcatgTTATTTTCGGATgtacgctttgtaattttgtaatttttcacatatttcaacacaaattgggataaattacactcagcattagttaaacatgttattataaactttctttgaataccagaatttaccaaaaacatggaattaataaaacccgatatttgtgaaaacttatggggaggtaaaagaacagcctgcagcggcctgacGGGAAAACaatttaccatttacttaacatttcTGTCTACTTGTACTTTAATGTACCTTATCCAAAAGGTTACAGATTCATCCTCGGATCATAACCAACATAAGtaccaagtttggtaaaaatcggtacaatagattttgtgtaaagttgctcacaaacaagtaaataaataaacagacaggagtgaatacataccccttgcaaaaaaaaaaaagtttaagatacCTGAAGATATTGGTGTTTAGAGTTTATTTAACCACCCTCTGAAGCTTAAAATTTTTAATTAGcttaataatgttatttttcttcaatGATAGATATAACAAGAGAAACTAATAGAAAATTTCAGAGTTAATTCAATGAcacgagtcattttatagtttatatatgacatatttgtttttgacgttgttaatagtttatatatgacatatctcttttgacattacctttttttagaatgatttattgttaattcgttctcttcagttatttatttccttatttcctttcctcactgggctatttttccctattggggcccctgggcttttagcatcttgcttttccaattagggttgtagcttggatagtaataataataataatgataataatagcttaTCGTTGTGGAAAGCAAAGTCTATAGAGATACTGTATCTATACAGACCTTTGGTTGAAAGTATGCTGTCAGCTCTTCTGTTCTCCCCTCCCTCAACTCAACCtgtctgtttctttgtttgttctcctgtctggctgTCCGTCAAAATGCTATATTGTGATATCAGAATAGGATCCCTTTATAAAACCTTTCTTGCTGTTCTTTAAAAGGCCTAAGTAGAACTTACGCCTTACATAGGCCTTGAAGTAAGGATGATAAAATATAGGCTGTAAAAGTGGTGGGCTTTTACAAAGGCAATACATCAATTTTATACGTTTACTTCTATCATACAATAAGAAATTATGTTAATGCATTACCTGCCGCTGCCTGTATGTTGCCAGCAACGTGGGCGAGCGCCGCGCGGGCGTGCGTCGTGGGTAGCACGGGCGCCACCAGAGCCGACAGTCCCGTAACGGCCAAGAGGGTCCCGCCCCCACCATACAGAGCTCCCACCATCACCCACACCGCCGAAGGTAACGCCCCGTCACTGCCCGATACGCTCTGCCCGACGGCGGCGCATCGCTGGTCGTCAAATCCGCCCACGCACCACGCCCACACGCCGAACATGACGGGCGGGGAGGGCGAATGGCGGACGAACCATGTGGGCGTGAAGAGGGCAGCTAGCGATGCCAATGCCACCAGGAGTGTGACACTCGCCCAGAGGGCCACAACAGGCCATGATGTGGCCCACGTCCACCCTCGGACCTTCATCACATATTAAAGGAAGTGGAGAAAGGACGTTGGGGGCATCACCATTCGTATGTGGAGGTTGGGGTTTTGATTTAATCACTTTGAGTTTACGTTTTGTATATTGAGTAATGTCTGTCTTTTTAGCtacattttttgctttattttctcaAGCACTAGATCACTCActtaactttaaatttttttttgaaacttcATTATAGTAATGTTTTTACTAAGttacttttttatatacttttttttcaatcttattcCAACTTGTCATAGATTACATTAAgatacaattaattctaccttactactttacctccattcttgcttcttttcttccatcttgctgtccaacatttTCTACTTTTTACCTTATCTAACTATAAGGTTTTGTTCTAAATGTCATTGTGGGCTGAATGGTCTCACTGGCCCCAGCGCTGGGCTGTATAATCCAAATTCCTAAATCAAATTCAACCCAATTCTTACATCTTCGGTTTTGACTTcgttattaattttcaatatttctgtgctccatatgtaaaaaaaataaaaaaaatttcacaaataataaataagaaaacttattattaatcaattttaaatatttctttgctTCACATATAAAAAAAGAATCACAAAATAAGAAAACGTATTATTTGTTCCATTGATCTGTTAATTTTATTAATCAATTTTACTCTAAAATTCACCTGAATCATTCAAGAAATGTTCAGTTTAATGCTTCACTTTTTTTTTAGGTCATgatctaataatagtaataaccttGATGCAATGAATAATTTTCTTCGTGCGAAGGGTATTATCTCGGCTTGGCTTTCAtctgcaaaataaaaagaaatatgagatTATTAATTATAGTCTTATTGTTTGATTAGAAATTATAAAACACACACTTCCCTGTTATTTCATAAGCCTGAAATGAAAGGATTTGTTTAAAATGACAAAGATTTGGTATAAACAACTTAATTAGTCTTTCTTTAATAAAGCGAAGgctataaataaaagttaaaatatcaGCTATAGGATAAACgggtttttttaattaaaaataaatttgagATTATTAATTATAATCTTATTGTTTGATCAGAAATTATAAAACACACACTCCCTGTTATTTCATAAGCCTAAAATGAGATGATTTatttaaaatgataaagtttttgtaTAGAAAAATCAAACTATTCTTTCTTTAATAAAGTGGAGGTtataaataaaagaattgaaatatCAGTTATAGGAtaaactattttttctattataatgagagggattttttctttgaatattaataaaataattgagTTAAAATATCAGTTTTAGGATACAATCTTTTTTATGATAatgaaagttattttatttttaaatattaatgaaCATAAACGCTCAAGGTCAAGTTATTTGATAACCATCGTAACTACTGCCTAAATATCTCTCTGTAATTATACCTAAAATACTATCTTTAGACTAGCAAGCAGgcaaaattaaaattttgataaatgtcAAACCAAAAATGCTTTTTGAAAAAGAAGGGAAAACTTACAAAAATAACGTTTTTATTGTACTGTGACATTTCAAAAATAATGGTGTGATATCTTGAAAACAAACCTTTACCCTTCACCAAGCCCATACAAAATCACCATAACTTCACAATCGTGAATAGTCACACTCCGAAAACATAACAAAACTATCCCATGACAATAAACAAGTAACTAAATTAGAGGGGAAAAGGGAAGAACAAGGCCAAAGCAAATTAAGAGGCGAGGCTACACTGCACCGAAATGTCAACAGAAAATTTAGCTAAAACTCTACGTTCGACCACGCCCTATTTCATCACTCAAGCCTTTCGTGACTGGGCTACCGAGTTGCAGTGTTGACCTCGTCATGAGCGCGCATTTATCCAAGTCCGTCTTTGAAATTAGAGTCTCCAGGTGAAATATGATGCTCAGGATAATCGGTGGATGAGCTGGCAACAAGGATACTTTGTAGGATTATAGGATCATGGGAGGTAGTCTAAAATGAAGTTGCTTAATTAGTGTCAAGCAAGGATGGATAAGATGGCCCCCTGACCCGATGCTTAAGTAATGCAAGGGGACCAGAGCTATTTGGGAGCCTAATTAAGAGCAATTAATGGGTAAATTGCCTTCATATCAATACACTTTAATGGTGAGTAATTAGAAAGCAACGAACgtcttgatatctatctatctatctatctatctatctatatatatatatatatatatatatatatataatatataaatatatatatatatatatatatatacatacaaatatatatatatatatatatatatatatatatatatatatatatgtatatatatatatatatatatatatatatatatatatatatatatatatactgtatatatatggcagaggcaagggacggtgacattgccctatcaagcaggacaatgccatagagactgaccatatatacacatgatccgtgctcaagccccctctccacctaagctaggaccaaggagggccaggcaacggctgctgataactcagcaaatagatctataggctccccaaccatccttagctcacaaggatggtgagattgcagcgaccaaaggaactaacgagtttgagctctACTGCAAAGTGTTAAGAaagatgaattatatatacattgaGAATAAAAGAATAggaccatagagattgcaaaagaagcagtgggaagaagagaaaacaatggattgacgagctacgaaaattccatggtataaactggcatagcaagaccataatcagaagggagtggaaggacatgtctgagacctttgtcctgcagtggactagttacggctgatgatgatgatgatgttaacggAAACATAGAGAAGAAGTAAATTGATGATTTAAGTTTATAAAATGTAGAAttattttgttcttttgttttaATCGTTTTCGGACAACTTCCTCTTGAAAAAAATAACTGTAGTTACTGTATCTCTATTTGCTacaatacaataacaacaaattttCCCCTGATGctacaataaaatacaatacaatacaatacaataataataacttcctgTTTAGCAAAATTACTGTACCTCAGATTCTAAAAtgcaatacaataataataacttcctgTTTGGGAAAATAACCGTACCCCTGATATTACAATACAATACAATGATAATAACTTCCTATTTAGCAAAATAATCGTACCTCAGATGCTACAATAAAATATAACACTAATAATTTCCTATTTAGCAAAATAAATGTAAATCCGACGTTACAATACAATACTAATAAGTTCCTGTTTAGCAAAATAATTGTACCTCTGATGCTACAATACAATGCAATACTTATCACTTGAATGGATATGAAATTTCACTGCAACAAAGCCATGAATGAACTTTGGCTTAAATGACGTCGGATTTCCCTCTGCTGAATTTATTAACTGATACTACTAGTTGAAGCAATTCATTCGAATCTCTGAGACCACCATATCAGATTTTAATGATAtcaatcttcttcttctattagcgagttttttcccccattcgtgtggggtaacacggttgccttcttttgaaggactttgctttggctataGTGTGGACCTTAGTccagaccggctgccctgcctgccatcgctagaccccggtagcatatgtttGTGTGCTGTACAATGATTAGTTtaatttaaaacattttttatGATACTAtagatttcaatgataataattattttaagaattttaatgataatataaatttcaataataataaaaattttaatcatatcaataataataataataataataataataataataataataataataataataatgataataatgattttgcaGATGGTGtgaaatatatatgttatagaaACTTTTATTTCCAATATATGCATAGAAAATGAAGATACATCAGAAGTTATAATTTACTGTAGCAAACCTgcaattctttatataattttggcCTTAATTTTATCTTCATTAGAGAATTAGGACTTTAATATATAATATACCTGCATGAGATATTACAATGAGATGGAATATGGATGTTATATTAAAAGGAGAACAAAACAATTTTATATTTCTTGATAATTGTTCTCAAAGAAATCGGTAGACAATGATGCCAGAAAATGTAAAAGACCTTAAAATTTCTCAAAACAATACAGATTTACACATTCCAGAGATTGTAAAAgacaataaaatctataaaaagataAAAGTTTTAAAGATTCGTGAATTGAATAAAATACCCGgctattgattttcttttttttttacagaatctaTTACTAAAACGTTCAGGGATTTTTATGGGGAAAAAGTCACATGAAAAAAACATCAAGAAAGTTTGGGAATTTCGTTATTAATATGACTGGT harbors:
- the LOC137644193 gene encoding uncharacterized protein → MRGQAEVFFFLADFARILARPIFPSPQPFNPQPFNPQTINPQPMNPQPFNPQPFNSQPINSNPSTPSTLSPSTQFFNPHPINPQPFHLQRIDPQPINPQPSALQTSALQPSDHQPSALQLSAHQQQPFNPHSSTLKPFNPQSFNPQSINPQPINPQPSALQPSALQPSALQHSNPSTLSPSTLSPSTLSPSTQSFNPQPFHLQGIDPQSINPQPSALQPSALQPSDHQPSDHQPSTISPSILSPSTLSPSTTTLQPPFNPQLFNTQTLQPAVLQPSIHQPSAHQFSAHQPFSPLTQSFNPQPINPQPINLQPSALQPLAHQPSAHQPSALQPLAHQPSALHPLTHQPSAHQSSAHQPFSPLTQSFNPQPINPQPINLQPSALQPLAYQPSAHQPSALQPLALQPSALQPLSDQPSALQPLAHQPSTHQPSGLQPSAHKHSALQPLAHKPTDLQPLAHQPSALQPLANQPSYLQPLAHQPSALQPSAHQPSGL
- the LOC137644194 gene encoding uncharacterized protein, with amino-acid sequence MKVRGWTWATSWPVVALWASVTLLVALASLAALFTPTWFVRHSPSPPVMFGVWAWCVGGFDDQRCAAVGQSVSGSDGALPSAVWVMVGALYGGGGTLLAVTGLSALVAPVLPTTHARAALAHVAGNIQAAAGNALT